The following are encoded in a window of Kogia breviceps isolate mKogBre1 chromosome 10, mKogBre1 haplotype 1, whole genome shotgun sequence genomic DNA:
- the TCP11 gene encoding T-complex protein 11 homolog isoform X1 — protein sequence MHNAFWDRLEEQLLATPPDFSCALELLKEIKENRLKSEIEEALDMNLLKQEAEHGALNVPHLSKYILNVMTLLCAPVRDEAVQKLENITDPVRLLRGIFQVLGLMKMDMVNYTVQSLQPQLQEHSVQYERAKFQELLNKQPSLLNHTTKWLTREAADLSMPPPSCPDTPASFSAVCPSPSEAANSLEPLNPKMVLSQGFLNLLLWDPEDEEFPETLLMDRARLQELETQLRQLTILASVLLVASSFSGSVLFGSPQFMDKLKRITKALIEEFKSRPEEEAMLTVSEQVSQEIHQSLKNMGLAALSSDNTASLIGELQNITKKENCVHSVIDQRIHLFLKCCLGLGVQRSLLDLPGGLTLIEAELAELGQKFINLTHDYQQVFGPYYTEILKTLIPPAQALETEVWSL from the exons AACCGCCTAAAAAGTGAGATTGAAGAAGCCCTGGACATGAACCTCCTTAAGCAGGAAGCAGAACACGGGGCCCTGAATGTCCCTCATCTCTCTAAGTACATTCTCAACGTGATGACTCTGCTGTGTGCACCAGTTCGAGATGAAGCAGTGCAGAAACTAGAGAACATCACAGACCCTGTTCGGTTACTGAG AGGAATCTTCCAGGTTCTGGGCCTGATGAAAATGGACATGGTGAACTACACTGTCCAGAGCCTTCAGCCCCAACTGCAGGAACATTCCGTCCAGTATGAACGAGCTAAATTTCAGGAACTCCTCAACAAGCAGCCTA GCCTCCTCAATCACACTACCAAGTGGCTGACCCGAGAGGCGGCGGACCTCTCCATGCCGCCGCCTAGCTGCCCTGACACTCCCGCCTCCTTCAGTGCGGTCTGCCCCTCTCCAAGTGAGGCAGCCAACAGCCTGGAGCCCCTCAACCCCAAAATGGTGCTGTCCCAGGGCTTCCTGAACCTCCTCCTCTGGGACCCTGAAGATGAAGAGTTCCCTGAG ACCCTGCTGATGGACAGAGCCCGGCTGCAGGAGCTGGAGACCCAGCTGCGCCAGTTAACCATCCTGGCCTCGGTCTTGCTAGTGGCCAGCAGTTTCTCTGGCAGTGTTCTGTTTGGTTCGCCTCAGTTTATGGATAAGCTGAAACGTATCACCAAAGCCCTGATAGAGGAGTTTAAGTCCAG GCCTGAGGAGGAGGCTATGCTGACTGTGAGTGAACAGGTGTCTCAGGAAATCCATCAGAGCCTCAAGAACATGGGTCTTGCTGCTCTGAGCAGCGACAACACAGCATCGCTGATAGGAGAGCTCCAGAACATCACCAAGAAGGAGAACTGTGTCCACAGTGTCATTG ATCAGCGGATCCACTTGTTCCTCAAATGCTGTTTGGGTCTTGGTGTGCAGCGGTCTCTTCTAGACCTCCCTGGAGGCCTTACTCTCATTGAGGCAGAGCTGGCAGAACTGGGCCAAAAATTCATCAACTTAACACATGATTATCAGCAGGTGTTTGGCCCCTACTACACGGAGATCTTAAAAACCCTCATCCCCCCAGCCCAGGCACTGGAGACAGAAGTGTGGTCTCTCTGA
- the TCP11 gene encoding T-complex protein 11 homolog isoform X2 — MNLLKQEAEHGALNVPHLSKYILNVMTLLCAPVRDEAVQKLENITDPVRLLRGIFQVLGLMKMDMVNYTVQSLQPQLQEHSVQYERAKFQELLNKQPSLLNHTTKWLTREAADLSMPPPSCPDTPASFSAVCPSPSEAANSLEPLNPKMVLSQGFLNLLLWDPEDEEFPETLLMDRARLQELETQLRQLTILASVLLVASSFSGSVLFGSPQFMDKLKRITKALIEEFKSRPEEEAMLTVSEQVSQEIHQSLKNMGLAALSSDNTASLIGELQNITKKENCVHSVIVSIPAHRSADPLVPQMLFGSWCAAVSSRPPWRPYSH; from the exons ATGAACCTCCTTAAGCAGGAAGCAGAACACGGGGCCCTGAATGTCCCTCATCTCTCTAAGTACATTCTCAACGTGATGACTCTGCTGTGTGCACCAGTTCGAGATGAAGCAGTGCAGAAACTAGAGAACATCACAGACCCTGTTCGGTTACTGAG AGGAATCTTCCAGGTTCTGGGCCTGATGAAAATGGACATGGTGAACTACACTGTCCAGAGCCTTCAGCCCCAACTGCAGGAACATTCCGTCCAGTATGAACGAGCTAAATTTCAGGAACTCCTCAACAAGCAGCCTA GCCTCCTCAATCACACTACCAAGTGGCTGACCCGAGAGGCGGCGGACCTCTCCATGCCGCCGCCTAGCTGCCCTGACACTCCCGCCTCCTTCAGTGCGGTCTGCCCCTCTCCAAGTGAGGCAGCCAACAGCCTGGAGCCCCTCAACCCCAAAATGGTGCTGTCCCAGGGCTTCCTGAACCTCCTCCTCTGGGACCCTGAAGATGAAGAGTTCCCTGAG ACCCTGCTGATGGACAGAGCCCGGCTGCAGGAGCTGGAGACCCAGCTGCGCCAGTTAACCATCCTGGCCTCGGTCTTGCTAGTGGCCAGCAGTTTCTCTGGCAGTGTTCTGTTTGGTTCGCCTCAGTTTATGGATAAGCTGAAACGTATCACCAAAGCCCTGATAGAGGAGTTTAAGTCCAG GCCTGAGGAGGAGGCTATGCTGACTGTGAGTGAACAGGTGTCTCAGGAAATCCATCAGAGCCTCAAGAACATGGGTCTTGCTGCTCTGAGCAGCGACAACACAGCATCGCTGATAGGAGAGCTCCAGAACATCACCAAGAAGGAGAACTGTGTCCACAGTGTCATTG TGTCTATTCCTGCTCACAGATCAGCGGATCCACTTGTTCCTCAAATGCTGTTTGGGTCTTGGTGTGCAGCGGTCTCTTCTAGACCTCCCTGGAGGCCTTACTCTCATTGA